A window of Solanum stenotomum isolate F172 chromosome 3, ASM1918654v1, whole genome shotgun sequence contains these coding sequences:
- the LOC125860577 gene encoding uncharacterized protein LOC125860577 isoform X1, which produces MTRDKIDIHQHGVPVDQKKLKVKCNYCGKVVSGFSRLKQHLGGIRGDVTPCLETPILVKEALEAEILNKKNGNLIKEVGQLQHPNLPLKRNWCPRDGEPNKTSESVNKKHNGVSSKVAGTSVVDSSSQDISKSIGRFFYEAGIDFDAIRLPSFQRMVKATLSPGKTVKFPSCQELRGWILQDVVKEMQQYVTEIRNSWASTGCSILLDGWIDSNGRNLINILVYCPRGTIYLRSSDISSFNGNVDAMLLFFEEVLEEVGVETVVQIVAYSTSACMMEVGKKLMEKCKTVFWTVDASHCMELMLQNFTKIDPIQEALEKAKILTQFIYSHATALKLLRDACPDELVKSSKITSIVPFLTLENIVSQKDCLIRMFQSSDWRTSIMASTNEGKRISNMVKDESFWCEALMAVKATIPLVEVMKLLDGTNKPQVGFIYDTLDQAKETIKKEFQDKKSLYAKFWTAIDDIWDEYLHSHLHAAGYFLNPTLFYSSDFYTDVEVSCGLCCCVVRMAEDRHIQDLITLQIDEYRMGRGTFHFGSFIDKLSNISPALWWSQYGVQFPELQRLAVRILSQTCNGASHYRLKRSLVETLHTEGMNPIEKQRLQDLVFVHCNLQLQAFDPDESNENTDYVVDPMDEWIVGKEPNLVPENTQLTWMDLELANRNGKEKACVERAVIYVKEEAEEEEERGR; this is translated from the exons ATGACTAGAGATAAAATTGATATTCATCAGCATGGTGTGCCAGTTGATCAGAAGAAGTTAAAAGTTAAGTGCAACTATTGTGGTAAAGTTGTTTCTGGTTTTAGTCGGCTTAAACAACACTTAGGAGGCATTCGTGGAGATGTAACTCCTTGCTTGGAAACTCCTATACTTGTGAAAGAAGCACTTGAAGCTGAGATACTtaataagaaaaatggaaatttaATCAAGGAAGTTGGGCAACTTCAGCACCCAAACCTTCCTTTGAAGAGGAATTGGTGCCCTCGAGATGGTGAACCAAATAAGACTTCTGAAAGtgtaaataaaaaacataatgGTGTGAGTTCAAAAGTAGCTGGTACTTCTGTTGTAGATTCATCCTCACAAGATATTTCAAAATCTATAGGGAGATTTTTTTATGAAGCAGGAATCGACTTTGATGCTATCAGGTTACCTAGCTTCCAAAGGATGGTAAAAGCCACCCTTAGTCCTGGGAAGACAGTAAAATTCCCCAGTTGTCAGGAGTTGAGAGGGTGGATCCTTCAGGATGTAGTGAAAGAGATGCAACAGTATGTAACGGAAATTAGAAATTCATGGGCAAGCACTGGATGCAGCATCTTGCTAGATGGATGGATAGATTCAAACGGTCGAAATCTGATTAATATCCTAGTGTACTGCCCAAGGGGTACCATTTATCTTCGATCATCAGATATTTCATCTTTCAATGGGAATGTTGATGCCATGCTATTATTCTTTGAGGAAGTTCTGGAGGAAGTTGGAGTTGAAACTGTGGTCCAAATAGTTGCATACTCAACGTCTGCCTGCATGATGGAAGTAGGCAAGAAGCTAATGGAAAAATGTAAGACAGTTTTTTGGACAGTAGATGCTTCTCATTGCATGGAACTTATGTTACAGAATTTCACGAAGATAGACCCGATACAAGAAGCTTTGGAGAAGGCAAAGATACTCACACAATTTATTTACAGCCATGCTACTGCCCTGAAACTTCTAAGAGACGCTTGTCCTGATGAGCTTGTGAAGTCTTCAAAGATTACGTCAATTGTGCCCTTTTTGACTCTGGAAAACATTGTCTCACAGAAAGACTGCTTAATTAGGATGTTTCAGTCTTCTGATTGGCGTACCTCAATCATGGCTTCTACGAATGAGGGTAAACGAATATCAAATATGGTTAAAGATGAATCATTTTGGTGTGAGGCTTTGATGGCAGTAAAAGCAACCATTCCCCTGGTGGAAGTTATGAAGTTACTCGATGGTACTAATAAGCCACAAGTTGGTTTTATATATGACACACTAGATCAAGCTAAAGAGACCATCAAAAAGGAGTTCCAAGACAAGAAATCCCTTTATGCAAAATTCTGGACAGCCATTGATGACATATGGGACGAATACCTCCACAGTCATCTTCATGCTGCGGGTTACTTTTTGAACCCAACCCTTTTTTACTCGAGCGATTTCTACACTGATGTGGAAGTTTCTTGTGGtctttgttgttgtgttgttcgCATGGCAGAAGATCGTCATATTCAGGATTTGATCACACTGCAAATTGATGAGTATCGCATGGGGAGGGGCACATTTCATTTTGGAAGTTTCATAGATAAACTATCAAATATTTCCCCAG CACTTTGGTGGTCACAATATGGAGTTCAGTTTCCCGAACTTCAAAGGCTTGCTGTTCGGATCCTTAGTCAGACATGCAATGGTGCTTCACATTATAGGCTGAAAAGGAGCTTGGTCGAGACATTACATACAGAAGGTATGAATCCGATAGAGAAGCAGAGGCTGCAGGACTTGGTATTTGTCCATTGTAATTTGCAATTACAAGCTTTTGATCCAGATGAAAGCAATGAAAATACAGATTATGTTGTTGACCCCATGGATGAGTGGATAGTCGGAAAAGAGCCAAATTTAGTGCCTGAAAACACTCAACTTACATGGATGGACTTGGAACTGGCAAACAGAAACGGAAAGGAAAAAGCTTGTGTTGAAAGAGCTGTTATTTATGTAAAGGAGGAAgcggaggaggaagaggaaagAGGAAGataa